The following proteins are co-located in the Triticum aestivum cultivar Chinese Spring chromosome 1A, IWGSC CS RefSeq v2.1, whole genome shotgun sequence genome:
- the LOC123129256 gene encoding uncharacterized protein produces the protein MVGVGGAGSKAWCSVASAMGFLGSGQRSGPTSTATASSSAPAMAALLHLAGYGGTVPSSGLWRRHVFAVACFGDPSSASDFCRQRSGVTGFIDLGESKRENSGDQAIMVTRGGSKTKNKARRRLSHYISPKGGLKIACTRQSPQIQASPDGTQDIFRPRQLISENAIIPLLPDFLGNHQEHRLETLLKSSRCESDQPLAVPV, from the exons ATGGTTGGTGTTGGCGGTGCAGGCTCAAAGGCGTGGTGCTCGGTGGCATCGGCGATGGGGTTCCTCGGTTCCGGGCAACGCAGCGGGCCTACATCGACTGCGACCGCTTCGTCATCTGCGCCGGCCATGGCGGCACTGCTCCATCTCGCGGGCTACGGCGGTACTGTTCCATCTAGCGGGCTATGGCGGCGTCACG TATTTGCAGTTGCCTGTTTCGGAGATCCAAGTTCTGCGTCAGATTTCTGTCGTCAAAG atccgggGTTACCGGCTTTATTGATTTAGGAGAAAGCAAGCGGGAAAACAGTGGTGATCAAGCGATCATGGTTACAAGAGGCGGATCAAAGACTAAAAATAAAGCACGCCGTCGACTATCTCACTACATCTCCCCCAAAGGGGGGCTCAAGATAGCGTGCACCCGCCAGTCGCCACAAATCCAAGCTTCCCCTGATGGCACGCAGGACATCTTCCGTCCGCGGCAGCTTATTTCTGAAAATGCAATCATTCCGCTCCTTCCAGATTTCCTTGGCAATCATCAAGAACATCGACTTGAGACCCTTCTTAAATCCAGCCGCTGTGAGAGCGATCAGCCTCTGGCAGTGCCTGTGTGA